One window of the Novosphingobium sp. KACC 22771 genome contains the following:
- a CDS encoding YihY/virulence factor BrkB family protein → MTAQAHIATPGADANSPLEMPWAAWRQIIVRVWKTMGEHQLNLLAAGVSFYTFLAFVPIIASLVLVYGLVGDPQAIASGLDELRGFLPDDVMRVARPPLLAAINAETPAKGLGLIMALGVALYGAMNAAFSLLSAMNLIYEEAVKRSFFRTLLLALTVTSGMVALGVLATAAIALVSWAGPLLTVWWGEQVLILARISVWSVAVVVVSVGFAVLYRMVPDRQPAKWRWLALGAFVSTVMWMGLTLGFGVYVDHIASYNAVYGSLATVVVFQMWLYLSAYAALIGAAVNCEIERQTMVDTTVGPDLPIGQRGAALADKSGKAGRGAT, encoded by the coding sequence ATGACCGCACAGGCTCACATAGCAACCCCCGGCGCTGATGCGAACAGCCCGCTGGAAATGCCTTGGGCGGCCTGGCGCCAGATCATCGTGCGGGTCTGGAAAACCATGGGCGAGCATCAGCTCAACCTGTTGGCGGCGGGCGTGTCCTTCTACACATTTCTGGCCTTTGTGCCGATCATCGCCTCGCTGGTGCTGGTCTATGGGCTGGTCGGCGATCCTCAGGCGATTGCGTCGGGGCTGGATGAACTGCGCGGATTTTTGCCCGATGATGTGATGCGCGTGGCGCGCCCGCCGCTGCTGGCCGCGATCAATGCCGAAACGCCCGCCAAAGGGCTGGGGTTGATCATGGCGCTGGGTGTGGCGCTGTATGGCGCGATGAATGCGGCCTTTTCGCTGCTCTCCGCGATGAACCTGATCTATGAAGAGGCGGTCAAGCGCTCCTTCTTTCGCACCCTGCTGCTGGCGCTGACGGTGACGTCGGGGATGGTGGCGTTGGGAGTGTTGGCGACGGCCGCGATTGCGCTGGTGTCCTGGGCCGGGCCGCTCTTGACGGTGTGGTGGGGCGAACAGGTGCTGATCCTGGCGCGCATCTCGGTCTGGAGCGTGGCGGTGGTGGTGGTCAGCGTGGGCTTTGCCGTGCTTTATCGCATGGTGCCCGACCGGCAACCGGCCAAATGGCGCTGGCTGGCGCTGGGGGCATTCGTTTCAACGGTGATGTGGATGGGGCTCACTTTGGGTTTCGGCGTCTATGTTGATCATATTGCCAGCTATAATGCAGTCTATGGTTCGCTCGCAACCGTGGTGGTGTTTCAGATGTGGCTCTATCTCTCGGCCTATGCGGCGCTGATCGGCGCGGCGGTCAATTGCGAGATCGAGCGGCAGACCATGGTGGACACGACGGTCGGGCCAGACCTGCCCATCGGCCAGCGCGGGGCGGCCTTGGCCGACAAATCGGGCAAAGCGGGGCGCGGGGCGACGTAA
- the fahA gene encoding fumarylacetoacetase, giving the protein MIDHTHDAAASSWVEGADDHADFPVQNLPLGVFSLASGTRHIGSAIGNYTVDLAGLADAGLLPDALRPALCAQTLNALFRLDGATRRTLRHALFALLTDPAQRAAVSPWLHPMDQVDLHLPFAIGDYSDFYVGIHHATNIGKLFRPDSPLLPNYKHVPIGYHGRASSVRVSGTPVIRPKGQIKAPDADQPTYAPCRRLDYELELGIWIAGDHALGETIPITDAWDRIAGFSLLNDWSARDIQAWEYQPLGPFLSKSFHSTISPWVITAEALAPFRVAQPARAQGDPSPLPYLWDQADQARGALSITLSATLASAAMRESGMTALELSRGTARAAMYWTPAQIVTHQAANGCDLHSGDLLGTGTLSGPTRGSEGSLMEMSQGGKHPIRLPTGQERCFLEDGDELILYARAERDGYRSIGFGPCSGIVTPSRS; this is encoded by the coding sequence GTGATCGACCACACTCATGATGCCGCCGCGTCAAGCTGGGTGGAGGGCGCGGATGACCACGCCGATTTTCCGGTGCAAAATCTGCCGCTGGGGGTTTTTTCGCTCGCATCGGGGACGCGGCACATCGGATCGGCGATTGGGAATTATACGGTCGATCTGGCCGGGCTGGCCGACGCGGGCTTGCTCCCCGATGCCTTGCGCCCGGCTCTATGCGCGCAAACCCTCAACGCCCTGTTTCGCCTTGATGGCGCCACGCGCCGGACCCTTCGCCATGCCCTGTTTGCGCTGCTGACCGATCCGGCGCAGCGTGCTGCCGTCAGCCCATGGCTGCACCCCATGGATCAGGTTGACCTGCATCTGCCCTTTGCCATCGGCGATTACAGCGATTTCTATGTCGGCATCCACCACGCCACCAACATCGGCAAGCTGTTTCGCCCCGACAGTCCGCTGCTGCCCAATTACAAGCATGTGCCCATCGGCTATCACGGCCGGGCCAGCTCTGTCCGCGTATCGGGCACCCCGGTGATCCGCCCCAAGGGACAGATCAAGGCGCCCGATGCCGATCAGCCGACCTATGCCCCGTGCCGCCGCCTCGATTACGAACTCGAACTGGGCATCTGGATCGCCGGGGATCATGCCCTTGGCGAAACCATTCCGATCACCGACGCTTGGGACCGGATTGCCGGGTTCAGCCTGCTCAACGACTGGTCCGCGCGCGATATTCAGGCGTGGGAGTATCAGCCCCTGGGGCCGTTCCTGTCCAAGAGCTTTCATTCCACCATCTCGCCATGGGTCATTACCGCCGAGGCGCTGGCCCCGTTTCGCGTGGCGCAACCGGCGCGGGCGCAGGGCGATCCGTCCCCCCTGCCCTATCTTTGGGACCAAGCCGATCAGGCACGAGGGGCACTGTCCATCACCCTCTCGGCCACTTTGGCCAGCGCGGCCATGCGCGAAAGCGGCATGACCGCTCTGGAATTGAGCCGGGGCACAGCACGCGCGGCCATGTACTGGACCCCCGCCCAGATCGTCACCCATCAGGCCGCAAACGGCTGCGACCTGCACTCCGGCGACCTGCTGGGCACCGGCACGCTTTCCGGCCCGACGCGGGGCAGCGAAGGCAGTCTGATGGAAATGTCGCAAGGTGGCAAACATCCCATCCGCCTGCCCACCGGCCAGGAGCGGTGCTTTCTGGAGGATGGCGACGAACTGATCCTCTATGCGCGAGCGGAGCGCGACGGTTATCGCAGCATCGGCTTTGGCCCGTGCAGCGGCATTGTGACACCCTCCCGGTCCTAG
- the hppD gene encoding 4-hydroxyphenylpyruvate dioxygenase, whose product MADSAPTADLFDNPLGLDGFEFIEFSAPEKGLLEPVFAAMGFTHIANHRSKDVQLWRQGGINLIANYEPRSPAAYFAAEHGPSVCGMGWRVRNAAHGYATAIERGAEPVEVKTGPMELHLPAIRGIGGSIIYLIDRYGDELSIYDIDFVYLPGVDRHPVGAGFHTIDHLTHNVYGGRMAHWAHFYERVFGFREIRYFDIKGEYTGLTSRAMTAPDGKIRIPLNEEGKAGGGQIDEFLRAYNGEGIQHVAFRCDDLIAGWDTLKGLGTPFMTAPPATYYEMLDERLPGHGEPVAELQRRGILLDGSTQEGDPRLLLQIFSETVIGPVFFEFIQRKKDEGFGEGNFTALFQSIERDQLRRGALNVTEKA is encoded by the coding sequence ATGGCCGACAGCGCCCCCACCGCCGACCTGTTCGACAACCCCCTCGGCCTCGACGGGTTTGAATTCATCGAGTTTTCGGCGCCGGAAAAGGGCCTGCTCGAACCCGTCTTTGCCGCCATGGGCTTTACCCATATCGCCAACCACCGCAGCAAGGATGTGCAATTGTGGCGTCAGGGCGGGATCAACCTGATCGCCAATTACGAGCCGCGCAGCCCCGCCGCCTATTTCGCCGCCGAGCATGGGCCGTCGGTCTGCGGCATGGGCTGGCGGGTGCGCAATGCTGCCCATGGCTATGCCACAGCCATTGAGCGCGGGGCCGAACCGGTGGAGGTCAAGACCGGGCCGATGGAACTGCACCTGCCCGCGATCCGGGGTATCGGCGGCTCGATCATCTATCTGATCGACCGCTATGGCGACGAATTGTCGATTTATGACATTGATTTCGTCTACCTGCCCGGCGTTGACCGCCATCCGGTGGGCGCCGGTTTCCACACGATCGACCACCTGACGCACAATGTCTATGGCGGGCGCATGGCCCATTGGGCGCATTTCTATGAACGTGTCTTCGGCTTTCGCGAGATCCGCTATTTCGACATCAAGGGCGAATATACGGGCCTCACCAGCCGGGCGATGACCGCGCCCGATGGCAAGATCCGCATCCCCTTGAACGAAGAGGGAAAGGCGGGCGGCGGCCAGATCGATGAATTCCTGCGCGCCTATAATGGCGAAGGCATTCAACATGTCGCGTTCCGCTGCGACGATCTGATCGCGGGCTGGGACACGCTCAAGGGGCTTGGCACGCCCTTCATGACCGCCCCGCCCGCCACCTATTACGAGATGCTCGACGAACGCCTGCCCGGCCATGGCGAGCCGGTGGCGGAATTGCAAAGGCGCGGCATTCTGCTGGATGGCAGCACGCAAGAGGGCGATCCGCGCCTGCTGCTCCAGATCTTTTCCGAAACGGTGATCGGCCCGGTCTTTTTCGAATTCATCCAGCGCAAGAAGGACGAAGGCTTTGGCGAGGGCAATTTCACCGCGCTGTTCCAGAGCATCGAGCGCGACCAGCTGCGCCGGGGCGCGCTGAACGTGACGGAGAAGGCATAA
- a CDS encoding ROK family transcriptional regulator has product MSDSPIRLSGTNLERAADHNQRVTLHAIRVNGPITKVDLARITGLTAPSIANITKRLAAEGMIKEAGQIRGGRGQPATKLALNKAACYALGVNIDRDHVTIVLVDFAGEVQALATRAIAFPKPEDVRDHYRACAAELVAQAGIDPALLVGVGVAMPDDFGLIDLPGRPADFSLWESADIAALVADPFRLPVFVENDAAAAAMGEQQLGHGLKAASFFYLLVSSGLGGGLVVEGNYIRGAQGRSGEIGFMSARDTGEQIQSLVSLSGLYRLMAAEGLTPEDLHRDGDAVSRVRRVWIDRAADQLVEPLLAISCLINPAAVIIGGRLPGGWIDDLVHALNTKLGAHRHHVPVLAPVIKARLAQEAPSVGAAILPFSHFLLPKSTALWKGAAER; this is encoded by the coding sequence GTGAGCGATAGTCCGATCCGTCTTTCGGGCACCAATCTGGAGCGCGCGGCCGACCATAACCAACGCGTGACGCTGCATGCGATCCGCGTCAACGGGCCGATCACCAAGGTCGATCTGGCGCGGATCACCGGGCTGACGGCGCCTTCCATCGCCAATATTACCAAGCGCCTTGCCGCAGAAGGCATGATCAAGGAGGCCGGACAAATCCGCGGCGGGCGCGGCCAACCGGCCACCAAACTGGCGCTCAATAAAGCGGCCTGTTACGCACTGGGCGTCAACATCGACCGCGATCATGTGACGATCGTGCTGGTCGATTTCGCGGGCGAGGTGCAGGCGCTGGCCACACGCGCCATCGCTTTTCCAAAGCCGGAGGATGTGCGTGATCACTACCGCGCCTGCGCCGCAGAACTGGTGGCGCAGGCAGGGATTGATCCGGCGCTGCTGGTGGGGGTCGGGGTGGCCATGCCCGACGATTTCGGGCTGATCGACCTGCCGGGCCGCCCCGCTGATTTTTCGCTATGGGAGAGCGCCGATATTGCCGCACTGGTGGCCGATCCGTTCCGCCTGCCGGTGTTTGTGGAAAATGACGCCGCCGCCGCGGCCATGGGTGAGCAGCAATTGGGTCATGGCCTCAAAGCCGCCAGTTTCTTTTATCTGCTGGTTTCGTCGGGCCTTGGCGGCGGATTGGTGGTTGAGGGCAATTACATCCGGGGCGCGCAGGGCCGCAGCGGCGAAATCGGCTTCATGTCGGCGCGTGACACAGGCGAGCAAATCCAGAGCCTCGTCTCGCTCTCCGGCCTCTATCGGCTGATGGCGGCCGAAGGCCTGACGCCTGAGGATCTGCACCGCGATGGGGACGCTGTGTCGAGGGTGCGCCGCGTGTGGATTGATCGTGCCGCCGATCAATTGGTCGAACCGCTGTTGGCGATCAGTTGCCTGATTAACCCGGCGGCGGTGATTATCGGCGGCCGCCTGCCCGGTGGCTGGATCGACGATCTGGTTCACGCGCTCAATACCAAGCTGGGCGCTCACCGCCATCATGTTCCGGTGCTGGCCCCGGTGATAAAGGCCCGACTGGCGCAGGAGGCACCCTCCGTGGGCGCTGCCATCCTGCCTTTCAGCCACTTCCTTTTGCCCAAATCCACGGCCCTGTGGAAGGGAGCCGCCGAGAGGTAG
- a CDS encoding Lrp/AsnC family transcriptional regulator, whose protein sequence is MDQLDRKILTQLQADASLSHAQIGEIVHLSASQVSRRIARLQQDGIIRKQVALLDEDILGLQVEAFVAVTMSFYAPETITGFHERMLAIDGVLDCCATTGDSDYLLRILARDLRGLSERINQDILGHGDVASVRSSVVLDRIKRTTELPLGN, encoded by the coding sequence ATGGACCAACTCGACCGCAAAATCCTGACCCAGCTTCAGGCCGACGCCTCCCTGTCCCATGCCCAGATCGGCGAGATCGTGCATCTCTCCGCCTCGCAGGTCTCACGCCGCATCGCCCGGCTGCAACAGGACGGCATCATTCGCAAACAGGTGGCGCTGCTCGACGAGGACATTCTCGGGCTCCAGGTCGAGGCGTTTGTCGCCGTGACGATGAGTTTCTATGCACCCGAAACGATCACCGGCTTTCATGAAAGGATGCTGGCCATCGACGGCGTGCTGGATTGCTGCGCCACCACGGGCGATTCGGACTATCTGCTGCGCATTCTGGCGCGCGATCTGCGCGGCCTTTCGGAAAGGATCAATCAGGACATTCTGGGCCATGGCGATGTGGCCAGCGTCCGCTCCAGCGTGGTGCTGGACCGCATCAAGCGCACGACCGAATTGCCGTTGGGGAATTGA
- a CDS encoding VOC family protein, which produces MTNAPQLQRIHHVAYRCRDAKETVEWYARVLGMTYTTAFAEDHVPSTGAFDPYMHVFLDAGGGNVLAFFELPGQPEMGRDPNTPAWVQHLAFEVADEAALLSAKAHIEAQGIDVLGPTYHGIFRSIYFFDPNGHRLELACNIGTPEQYRELRELAPVMLEEWSRTKRAPRHAQWLHHEPDGEGDRA; this is translated from the coding sequence ATGACAAACGCTCCGCAACTGCAACGCATCCACCATGTCGCCTATCGCTGCCGCGATGCCAAGGAGACCGTGGAATGGTACGCCCGCGTACTGGGCATGACCTATACCACCGCCTTTGCCGAGGATCATGTGCCCTCCACCGGGGCCTTCGATCCCTATATGCATGTGTTCCTCGATGCAGGCGGCGGCAATGTGCTGGCCTTTTTCGAATTGCCGGGCCAGCCCGAGATGGGCCGCGACCCCAACACGCCCGCATGGGTCCAGCATCTGGCCTTTGAAGTCGCCGATGAGGCCGCTCTGCTCTCCGCCAAGGCGCATATCGAAGCGCAAGGGATCGACGTGCTGGGGCCAACCTATCACGGTATTTTTCGCTCGATTTATTTCTTCGACCCCAATGGCCACCGGCTCGAACTGGCCTGCAACATCGGTACGCCCGAGCAATATCGCGAATTGCGCGAACTGGCCCCGGTGATGCTGGAGGAATGGAGCCGGACCAAACGCGCGCCACGCCATGCGCAATGGCTGCACCACGAACCCGACGGCGAGGGAGATCGCGCGTGA